One segment of Micromonospora parathelypteridis DNA contains the following:
- a CDS encoding MDR family MFS transporter: protein MTTEASAAPVLNRQQIRLLMLGLMTGMLLAALDQTIVGTALPTIVGELGGINHYSWVVTAYLLASTASTPLYGKMADLYGRRPVFLFSIGTFLVGSLLAGLSQNMTQLIITRGIQGLGAGGLLTLAFTIISDVVSPRERGRYQGLFGAVFGISSVAGPLVGGYFAETDWRWIFYINVPLAILAIVVCYHVMRLIPFERRDHSIDWLGAGLLVAGVSCLLLALSWGGNEYPWGSGVIIGLIVAGAVLALLFVLQEARVAEPILPLRLFRSATFALANSAGFVLGLVMFGSIIFIPLYLQIVKGASPTRSGLLMLPMMAGIIITSILTGRAMSRIGRYKWFPVAGAVTLVVGMLLFTQLHVATSLWLAFGFMAIIGIGLGLCMQSLVLAVQNAVSVRDLGAGTSSATFFRSLGGSFGVAILGTLLSTRLNTQLADRLPGAIAQLPPEQQAAVAASGGTNISINDPATIMALPGAVRAAIQESFVESLHLVFLTAGLVAIVAVLVTLALPNNTLRGAGPQGATGGADPLGGKAPAAGGKPLTRESKEEAAADMEAKSQTMI, encoded by the coding sequence ATGACCACCGAAGCCTCCGCCGCGCCGGTGCTGAATCGTCAGCAGATCCGGCTGCTCATGCTCGGTCTGATGACCGGCATGCTGTTGGCCGCACTCGACCAGACCATCGTCGGTACGGCCCTGCCGACCATCGTTGGTGAGCTGGGCGGGATCAACCACTACTCGTGGGTGGTCACCGCGTACCTGCTCGCCTCGACCGCGTCGACACCGCTGTACGGCAAGATGGCCGACCTGTACGGGCGCCGACCCGTCTTCCTCTTCTCGATCGGCACGTTCCTGGTCGGGTCGTTGCTGGCCGGGCTCTCGCAGAACATGACTCAGCTGATCATCACCCGGGGCATCCAGGGCCTCGGTGCCGGTGGTCTGCTGACGCTCGCGTTCACCATCATCTCGGACGTGGTGTCACCCCGGGAGCGTGGCCGCTACCAGGGTCTGTTCGGCGCGGTCTTCGGGATCTCGTCGGTGGCCGGGCCGCTGGTCGGTGGTTACTTCGCGGAGACCGACTGGCGGTGGATCTTCTACATCAACGTGCCGCTGGCGATCCTGGCCATCGTGGTCTGCTACCACGTGATGCGGCTGATCCCGTTCGAACGCCGGGACCACTCGATCGACTGGCTCGGTGCCGGTCTGCTGGTCGCCGGGGTGAGTTGCCTGCTGCTCGCGCTGAGCTGGGGCGGCAACGAGTACCCCTGGGGCTCCGGGGTGATCATCGGCCTCATCGTCGCGGGTGCGGTGCTCGCCCTGCTGTTCGTGCTGCAGGAGGCCCGGGTCGCCGAGCCCATCCTGCCGTTGCGGCTGTTCCGCAGCGCCACGTTCGCGCTCGCCAACTCGGCCGGCTTCGTGCTCGGTCTGGTGATGTTCGGGTCGATCATCTTCATCCCGCTGTACCTGCAGATCGTCAAGGGCGCCTCGCCGACCCGAAGCGGTCTGCTGATGCTGCCGATGATGGCCGGCATCATCATCACCTCGATCCTCACCGGTCGGGCGATGAGCCGGATCGGCCGCTACAAGTGGTTCCCGGTGGCCGGGGCGGTGACCCTGGTGGTGGGCATGCTGCTCTTCACCCAGCTGCACGTGGCCACCTCGCTCTGGCTGGCGTTCGGCTTCATGGCGATCATCGGCATCGGCCTGGGCCTGTGTATGCAGTCGCTGGTCCTCGCCGTGCAGAACGCGGTCTCCGTCCGGGACCTGGGCGCCGGCACCTCCTCGGCGACCTTCTTCCGGTCGCTGGGCGGTTCGTTCGGCGTGGCGATCCTCGGCACGCTGCTCTCCACTCGGCTCAACACGCAGCTGGCCGACCGGCTGCCCGGCGCGATCGCCCAGCTTCCGCCGGAGCAGCAGGCCGCGGTGGCGGCCAGCGGCGGCACGAACATCTCGATCAACGACCCGGCGACGATCATGGCGTTGCCCGGTGCGGTGCGGGCGGCCATCCAGGAATCGTTCGTCGAGTCGCTGCACCTGGTCTTCCTGACCGCCGGCCTGGTCGCCATCGTGGCGGTGCTGGTCACTCTGGCACTGCCCAACAACACCCTGCGGGGAGCGGGCCCGCAGGGTGCCACCGGCGGCGCCGACCCGCTGGGCGGTAAGGCCCCGGCCGCGGGAGGCAAGCCACTGACCCGCGAATCCAAGGAGGAGGCCGCTGCCGACATGGAGGCCAAGTCCCAGACGATGATCTGA
- a CDS encoding helix-turn-helix domain-containing protein — protein MVSDNELGLFLRVHREAVTPAEVGLPTGPRRRAPGLRRSEVAALADVSVEYVTRLEQGRDRRPSPQVLAAIANALRLNWSERVHLHRLTKAADPAFNCRGHSTPTGEVRPTVQALLDRLEPTPAVLLNQLGDILAHTAGYVRLVGPIGLLDAAQPNLARFVLTDARARSAYPDWYHVADEQVAALKQGPFRAYPPMAALADELTVTAGADFTRRVDTVPSLAKPSGILRLAHPEAGMLRLAYETLELPADDDQRLLVHLPADAATSAALDRLNSQPLRLVAG, from the coding sequence ATGGTGAGCGACAACGAGCTTGGGTTGTTCCTGCGCGTCCACCGTGAAGCGGTGACGCCGGCCGAGGTGGGGCTGCCCACCGGGCCGCGCCGCCGGGCCCCCGGGCTACGCCGCTCCGAGGTGGCGGCCCTCGCCGACGTGAGCGTCGAGTACGTCACGAGACTCGAACAGGGCCGCGACCGCCGACCGTCTCCGCAGGTGCTGGCCGCGATCGCCAACGCACTCCGGTTGAACTGGAGCGAACGCGTCCACCTGCACCGCCTCACCAAGGCGGCAGATCCCGCCTTCAACTGCCGGGGCCACAGCACCCCGACAGGTGAGGTACGTCCGACCGTGCAGGCGCTGCTCGACCGCCTCGAACCCACGCCGGCGGTGCTGCTCAACCAGCTCGGCGACATCCTCGCCCACACCGCCGGCTACGTTCGGCTGGTCGGACCGATCGGGTTGCTGGACGCGGCACAGCCCAACCTCGCCCGGTTCGTCCTCACCGACGCTCGGGCGCGCAGCGCGTACCCCGACTGGTACCACGTCGCCGACGAGCAGGTCGCCGCCCTCAAGCAAGGCCCGTTCCGGGCCTATCCGCCGATGGCCGCCCTGGCGGACGAGCTGACCGTCACCGCGGGCGCCGACTTCACCCGTCGCGTCGACACGGTTCCCAGCCTGGCGAAGCCCAGCGGGATCCTCCGGCTGGCCCATCCCGAGGCCGGCATGCTCCGGCTCGCGTACGAGACCCTCGAACTCCCCGCGGACGACGACCAGCGTCTGCTCGTCCATCTGCCTGCCGACGCGGCGACCTCGGCCGCGCTCGACCGCCTCAACAGCCAACCGCTACGCCTCGTGGCCGGATGA